One stretch of Mangifera indica cultivar Alphonso chromosome 9, CATAS_Mindica_2.1, whole genome shotgun sequence DNA includes these proteins:
- the LOC123225126 gene encoding uncharacterized protein LOC123225126, with product MMSRPLLLVFLLLILIITSQFEWRQQFVADLDTTPTINQKQYQISKREEAVKEKIILSQEKNIQRLNELVRSLQEQLLLCRDSNRTTNGTVNHMTNHGIELERQQMLED from the exons ATGATGTCAAGACCCTTGTTACTTGTATTTCTACTGCTTATACTCATAATCACCTCTCAGTTTGAGTGGCGACAACAATTTGTTGCAGACCTTGACACTACACCGACTATCAACCAGAAGCAGTACCAAATTTCGAAGAGGGAAGAAGCTGTAAAAGAGAAG ATTATCTTATCACAAGAGAAGAATATACAGAGACTTAATGAACTTGTACGGAGTCTTCAGGAACAATTGTTGTTGTGCAGGGACAGTAATAGGACGACAAATGGGACTGTAAACCACATGACCAACCATGGTATTGAGCTTGAACGACAGCAAATGCTGGAGGACTAG
- the LOC123226435 gene encoding transcription repressor OFP8-like has protein sequence MSTNNKKSLLKSMFTANAGCGCGNMKPSDVYDPKPRPKKTLISHNIINPSSSSSSCEKNNGKSSSTLMDSEDFSSTSFSFNAETSTCTEDSEIEMDPTKPSQLPSPCPKMVDSIAVVKESKDPYQDFRQSMLLMIMEKEIYNKDDLQQLLKCFLRLNSPCHHDVIVRAFTEIWNAKNVDHSQS, from the coding sequence ATGTCTACAAACAACAAGAAAAGTCTCCTTAAATCTATGTTCACAGCCAATGCAGGCTGTGGATGTGGCAACATGAAACCCTCAGATGTGTATGACCCAAAACCACGACCCAAGAAAACCCTAATTTCCCATAATATTATAAACCCTAGTTCTTCTTCAAGTTCTTGTGAGAAAAACAATGGTAAATCATCGTCAACATTAATGGACAGCGAAGACTTCTCTTCCACTTCATTCTCCTTCAACGCTGAGACCTCCACTTGTACGGAAGACTCAGAGATTGAAATGGATCCAACAAAGCCCTCTCAGCTCCCCAGTCCGTGCCCTAAGATGGTCGACAGCATTGCAGTGGTGAAGGAATCAAAAGACCCGTATCAGGATTTTCGGCAGTCGATGTTGCTGATGATTATGGAAAAAGAAATCTACAATAAAGATGACCTTCAACAGCTTCTCAAATGCTTCTTGCGGCTAAATTCTCCTTGCCACCATGATGTTATCGTTCGAGCTTTCACAGAGATCTGGAATGCCAAGAATGTGGATCATTCACAAAGCTAG
- the LOC123224841 gene encoding transcription factor E2FB-like, which yields MSNSQTHNFSTQPNDTFMQQSFKRQLPCSSMKPPFSVPADYHRFAADPRPPDQESEGIVVKSPLLKRKSGPADNEVDSSERTSGLGYTEIVTSPLQTPVSGKGGKVPKTSRLAKNSKSGPQTSTSNLASPGNNLTPTGPCRYDSSLGLLTKKFINLIKHAEDGILDLNKAADTLEVQKRRIYDITNVLEGIGLIEKKLKNRIQWKGVDVSRPGEADENASSLQADVESLAVEERRLDDQIREMQERLRDLSEDENNQKWLFVTEDDIKNLPCFQNETLIAIKAPHGTTLEVPDPDEAVDYPQRRYRIVLRSTMGPIDVYLVSQFEEKFEEIHGALATPNLPSSSGFIENPVLTTMTTESRGKEIEIQGQDAHRECADVNASHDFVSGIMKIVPSEIDSDADYWLLSDTGVSITDIWRTEPAVEWNEFGNLHDDYTMATVSTPRAQTPPSNPTEVSSTAKLER from the exons ATGTCCAATTCACAGACGCATAACTTCTCTACACAGCCCAACGACACTTTCATGCAGCAGTCGTTTAAGCGCCAGCTCCCATGTTCTTCTATGAAGCCGCCGTTTTCAGTTCCCGCTGATTATCATCGCTTTGCCGCCGACCCTCGCCCACCCGATCAAGAATCCGAGGGCATCGTAGTTAAATCTCCA CTATTAAAGCGGAAGAGTGGCCCTGCTGATAATGAAGTTGATTCAAGTGAGCGGACATCTGGTCTTGGATACACTGAAATAGTTACTAGCCCTCTCCAGACACCTGTATCAGGAAAAGGGGGAAAGGTGCCAAAAACATCAAGGCTTGCAAAGAATAGTAAATCCGGACCACAAACTTCAACTTCAAATCTGG CGTCACCTGGCAACAATCTCACACCAACTGGTCCCTGCCGATATGACAGCTCCCtgg GGCTCTTGACAAAGAAGTTCATAAATTTGATCAAGCATGCTGAGGATGGTATTCTTGATCTAAATAAAGCCGCTGACACTTTAGAG GTGCAAAAGAGGCGGATATATGACATAACAAATGTCCTGGAAGGTATTGGCCTTATAGAAAAGAAACTCAAGAACAGAATTCAGTGGAA GGGCGTCGATGTCTCAAGGCCAGGGGAGGCTGATGAAAATGCTTCAAGTTTACAG GCTGACGTTGAAAGCCTTGCCGTTGAGGAACGCAGATTAGATGATCAAATAAG AGAAATGCAAGAAAGATTAAGAGACCTTAGTGaagatgaaaataatcaaaa GTGGCTTTTTGTCACAGAAGATGATATCAAGAACTTACCCTGCTTCCAG AATGAAACCTTGATAGCAATTAAAGCTCCCCATGGCACCACTCTGGAAGTCCCTGATCCTGATGAG GCTGTTGACTATCCCCAGAGAAGATACAGAATAGTTCTCAGAAGCACAATGGGTCCTATAGATGTCTACCTTGTTAG TCAATTTGAAGAGAAATTTGAGGAGATACATGGTGCTTTGGCAACTCCAAACTTGCCATCAAGTTCAGGCTTTATTGAGAACCCTGTATTGACGACGATGACAACTGAGAGCAGAGGGAAGGAGATTGAAATACAGGGACAAGATGCTCACAGAGAGTGCGCTGATGTTAATGCCTCACATGATTTTGTGAGTGGTATTATGAAGATTGTTCCTTCAGAAATAGAT AGTGATGCAGATTACTGGCTTTTATCGGATACTGGAGTTAGCATCACAGACATATGGCGGACTGAAC CTGCTGTTGAATGGAACGAATTTGGTAATCTTCATGATGATTATACCATGGCTACTGTTAGCACGCCACGCGCCCAAACTCCACCATCCAACCCAACAGAGGTGTCATCTACTGCTAAACTCGAAAGGTGA
- the LOC123225014 gene encoding uncharacterized protein LOC123225014, translated as MGNKPVSVKQEREEIFLKIVPPVDRAYVRWLTRDVKRIHGFTPKKPCAVKPPDHYIECMRLNGWLEVNLDDPDLAHLFK; from the coding sequence ATGGGAAACAAACCGGTGTCTGTGAAGCAAGAAAGGGAagaaattttcttgaaaattgttCCTCCAGTGGACCGTGCTTATGTTCGATGGCTTACCCGTGATGTCAAGAGGATTCATGGATTCACCCCCAAAAAACCTTGTGCAGTGAAGCCACCTGATCATTATATAGAGTGCATGCGGTTAAATGGATGGTTGGAGGTGAACTTGGACGACCCTGATCTAGCCCATTTGTTCAAGTag